A single genomic interval of Spirosoma taeanense harbors:
- the atpD gene encoding F0F1 ATP synthase subunit beta, with protein MITETAVNTGKITQIIGPVVDVSFEGEGSRIPAILDALKVTKANGQQVILEVQQHLGEDRVRTIAMDSTDGLFRGMDVTDLGHQITMPSGENVRGRLFNVVGDAIDGIPQPKSAGGLPIHRGAPKFEDLATSTEVLFTGIKVIDLLEPYAKGGKIGLFGGAGVGKTVLIQELINNIAKAYSGLSVFAGVGERTREGNDLLREMIEAGIIRYGEEFKHSMEEGGWDLTKVDTEELTQSQATFVFGQMNEPPGARARVALSGLTIAEHFRDGDGQGAGRDILFFVDNIFRFTQAGSEVSALLGRMPSAVGYQPTLATEMGVMQERITSTKRGSITSVQAVYVPADDLTDPAPATTFAHLDATTVLSRKIAELGIYPAVDPLDSTSRILTAEILGDEHYNTAQRVKEILQRYKELQDIIAILGLEELSEEDKLVVSRARRVQRFLSQPFFVAEQFTGLKGVLVPIEDTIKGFNEIIDGKYDHLPEAAFNLVGTIEDAVAKGERMMKEAGQ; from the coding sequence ATGATTACGGAAACGGCAGTCAATACGGGTAAGATTACGCAAATAATCGGGCCGGTCGTGGACGTGAGTTTCGAGGGCGAAGGCTCGCGGATTCCCGCCATTCTGGACGCCCTCAAAGTAACCAAAGCCAATGGTCAGCAGGTGATTCTGGAAGTTCAGCAGCACCTGGGTGAAGACCGCGTTCGGACCATTGCCATGGACTCGACCGATGGACTTTTCCGCGGGATGGACGTTACGGACCTTGGTCACCAGATCACCATGCCGTCGGGCGAAAATGTTCGGGGCCGGTTGTTCAACGTTGTTGGCGACGCCATTGACGGTATTCCCCAGCCCAAAAGCGCGGGTGGCCTGCCAATTCACCGGGGAGCGCCCAAGTTTGAAGACCTGGCGACTTCAACCGAAGTACTTTTCACGGGTATTAAAGTAATTGACTTGCTCGAGCCTTACGCGAAAGGCGGTAAAATCGGTCTCTTTGGTGGAGCCGGTGTGGGCAAGACCGTATTGATCCAGGAATTGATCAACAATATTGCGAAAGCCTACTCAGGTCTTTCGGTATTTGCCGGTGTGGGCGAACGGACCCGCGAAGGAAATGACCTGCTGCGCGAAATGATCGAAGCAGGGATTATCCGTTACGGCGAAGAGTTCAAACACTCGATGGAAGAAGGCGGCTGGGATCTGACAAAAGTTGATACCGAAGAGCTGACCCAAAGCCAGGCAACGTTTGTATTCGGTCAGATGAACGAACCACCGGGAGCCCGCGCTCGGGTAGCCCTGTCAGGTTTGACCATCGCCGAGCACTTCCGGGATGGCGATGGTCAGGGTGCCGGTCGAGACATTCTGTTCTTCGTCGATAACATCTTCCGCTTTACGCAGGCGGGTTCGGAGGTATCGGCTCTGCTGGGCCGGATGCCGTCGGCCGTAGGTTATCAGCCGACGCTGGCAACCGAAATGGGTGTCATGCAGGAGCGGATTACGTCGACCAAGCGCGGTTCGATTACGTCAGTACAGGCCGTTTACGTACCTGCCGATGACTTGACCGACCCGGCTCCGGCAACGACCTTTGCTCACCTGGATGCTACAACCGTATTGAGCCGTAAGATTGCTGAGTTAGGAATCTATCCGGCCGTGGACCCGCTTGATTCAACTTCACGGATTCTGACTGCCGAAATCCTGGGCGATGAGCACTACAACACGGCTCAGCGCGTGAAAGAGATTCTGCAGCGGTATAAAGAATTGCAGGATATCATTGCTATCCTTGGTCTGGAAGAACTTTCGGAAGAAGATAAGCTCGTCGTAAGTCGGGCCCGCCGGGTACAGCGTTTCCTGTCGCAGCCGTTCTTCGTGGCCGAGCAATTTACGGGTCTGAAGGGCGTTCTGGTACCCATCGAAGATACAATTAAAGGCTTTAACGAGATCATCGACGGTAAGTACGACCACCTGCCGGAAGCCGCGTTCAACCTCGTCGGTACAATTGAAGATGCCGTTGCGAAGGGTGAGCGGATGATGAAGGAAGCCGGACAGTAA
- a CDS encoding tetratricopeptide repeat protein, translated as MSSLFFWKEWSRSYRLTYLLSLIVFIISLVLFVVAWARGLANVVRWDVLSELNELPVAFHTFTDGLLDYVVRGKAYAVSEQFVASSMQVRPGVATAFLSGICMAFVLLLSAITRFDRTRYLVSMGMLILGLAFFRWEMLEVPGLASNYLFLLLAFLFGSLSYYFHAFRPDYPILVRLGAFSVLTGLIAITLNLLSPVPYPAMVVISYGMPVLLAFSVGFLFFISPEIIAGLVWITSAGRSDSTDPQTTTRRALGVNNFLFISFLYLINLALIWLKNTKSIDWDVLAISPFILYITSVSLGVWGFRRLTQQQDAVSFRDGGAYLYVGLALLTTLTMAYVFATANDPLVELFEDAIVYTHLAMGLIFVAYVVINFWPIYQQNLPVYRILYKPKRLELSLFRIVGVFGVLVLLASGGLITVRQGVAGYYNGLGDYYLAANEPNSAHAFYQLALEQEFQNHKSNYALASLALAQNNQTAASFFFQQATLKQPNPHDYAGLAQTYLQTDLFFEAVKTLQRGLRVFPNSSELQNNLGYLYARTSVADSAYYYLKAATEHADRDEVAQSNLLSFYARNPVVLTADSSLTKNLSESDYESYQANALALRLLADSDTTQAHRPGWLTGKQADEGLSVGRFASLYNYALVNQHPDTSLTATLRHRSADPANQDFADDLLLARAVAEYTAHNPAESFALLEQVAQGDTRNGDAYRQTTGLLMLEQDLYRQAADILGNNTDTTSIYYRAVAFTKAGDLVAAQSLWETAARNDPAVQALKQVLYNERKPETDLEKAFYVTYRSDDLNRGTYWETIRDGSLKTVAGVSLANDYLDQLQWRNAQLVLSGLPDPKATEVNAFATSLRNVAALRLSAFRRSVGSAQTMAKEPILVQHEAERNYWLGQTYERTRQPAQARQAYQKALQLAPLDPRIAASAAQLERQQKRVKQAYEIVLKALPFNENNVELLKTYITLCLDLSLFDYAADALAKLQAAANPSDYQAFLTTYQENLASIEKARQKFME; from the coding sequence ATGTCATCCTTGTTTTTCTGGAAAGAATGGAGCCGTTCGTACCGGCTTACCTATCTGCTTAGTCTTATTGTTTTCATTATCAGCCTGGTTCTATTCGTGGTGGCGTGGGCGCGGGGCCTGGCCAACGTAGTCCGCTGGGATGTCCTGAGCGAACTCAACGAATTGCCGGTTGCTTTTCACACATTCACCGACGGCCTGCTGGATTATGTCGTTAGAGGCAAAGCCTACGCGGTATCAGAGCAGTTCGTAGCCTCATCCATGCAGGTACGGCCGGGGGTTGCCACGGCTTTTCTCTCGGGAATCTGTATGGCGTTTGTACTACTGCTGAGCGCCATTACGCGCTTTGACCGAACCCGATATCTGGTCAGCATGGGCATGCTCATACTTGGGCTGGCTTTTTTCCGCTGGGAAATGCTGGAAGTGCCCGGTCTGGCCAGTAACTATTTGTTTCTGCTGCTGGCTTTTTTGTTTGGCTCCTTAAGCTATTATTTCCACGCGTTCCGACCCGACTACCCTATTCTTGTCCGACTAGGTGCGTTCAGCGTGCTCACAGGCCTGATCGCCATAACGCTGAATCTCTTATCGCCGGTGCCCTACCCGGCTATGGTGGTTATCAGTTACGGCATGCCCGTATTACTGGCATTCAGCGTTGGGTTTCTATTTTTCATCTCACCTGAAATCATTGCCGGACTGGTCTGGATTACGTCGGCCGGACGCTCGGACAGTACTGATCCGCAGACCACGACGCGCCGAGCGTTAGGCGTAAATAATTTCCTGTTTATCAGCTTTCTTTATTTAATCAACCTGGCATTAATCTGGCTCAAGAACACTAAATCCATTGACTGGGATGTGTTGGCAATCAGCCCGTTCATCTTATACATTACGTCGGTTTCGCTCGGCGTCTGGGGGTTTCGGCGGTTAACCCAGCAGCAGGACGCAGTCTCTTTTCGGGATGGTGGTGCCTACCTCTACGTCGGCCTGGCCCTGCTCACGACGTTAACGATGGCCTACGTTTTCGCTACTGCCAATGACCCGCTGGTCGAATTGTTTGAGGATGCGATTGTGTATACTCATCTGGCTATGGGGCTGATTTTTGTTGCTTACGTAGTGATTAATTTCTGGCCCATTTATCAGCAGAACCTGCCCGTTTATCGGATTTTGTACAAACCCAAACGACTGGAGTTAAGTCTGTTTCGCATCGTGGGTGTTTTTGGCGTCCTGGTCTTGCTGGCGTCGGGTGGCCTGATTACTGTCCGGCAGGGCGTTGCGGGTTATTATAATGGGCTGGGCGATTATTACCTGGCTGCCAATGAACCGAATTCGGCTCATGCCTTTTACCAGCTCGCCCTGGAGCAGGAGTTTCAGAACCACAAGTCCAACTATGCGCTGGCCTCGCTGGCGCTCGCACAGAACAACCAGACGGCCGCTTCTTTCTTCTTCCAGCAGGCAACGCTCAAACAACCGAACCCGCACGATTACGCGGGTTTAGCGCAGACGTACCTCCAGACCGATCTCTTTTTCGAGGCAGTGAAAACGTTACAGCGGGGCCTGCGGGTTTTTCCAAACAGTAGCGAACTACAGAATAACCTAGGGTATCTCTACGCCCGCACGAGTGTGGCCGATTCGGCCTATTACTATCTGAAAGCTGCTACCGAACACGCCGACCGTGATGAAGTTGCCCAGTCGAACTTACTGTCTTTTTATGCCCGCAACCCCGTTGTTCTGACGGCCGATTCGAGTTTGACGAAAAATCTGTCCGAATCAGATTATGAGTCGTATCAGGCCAACGCCCTGGCGTTACGTCTGCTAGCCGACAGCGATACCACGCAGGCTCATCGACCCGGCTGGTTAACGGGCAAGCAGGCAGACGAAGGGCTTAGCGTTGGGCGATTTGCCAGCCTGTATAATTACGCTTTGGTTAATCAACACCCCGATACAAGCCTGACGGCAACGCTTCGGCACCGTTCGGCTGACCCAGCGAATCAGGACTTTGCCGATGACCTTTTGCTTGCCCGCGCCGTAGCGGAATATACTGCGCATAATCCTGCAGAAAGTTTTGCCTTGCTTGAACAGGTAGCCCAGGGCGACACCCGGAACGGCGACGCTTACCGGCAGACAACGGGGCTGTTAATGCTCGAACAGGATTTGTATCGTCAGGCTGCCGATATATTGGGAAATAATACGGATACTACCTCAATCTATTACCGCGCCGTGGCTTTCACCAAAGCGGGGGATCTGGTAGCAGCTCAGTCACTCTGGGAAACGGCGGCCCGAAATGACCCCGCGGTGCAGGCACTCAAACAGGTGCTATATAACGAGCGGAAGCCGGAAACCGACCTTGAAAAAGCCTTTTACGTTACGTATCGATCTGACGATCTCAACCGGGGCACTTATTGGGAAACCATTCGGGATGGCAGCCTGAAAACGGTAGCGGGCGTATCGCTGGCCAACGACTACCTCGATCAGTTGCAGTGGCGGAATGCCCAGTTGGTGCTGTCTGGTCTGCCAGACCCTAAAGCGACGGAGGTAAATGCTTTCGCGACATCCTTACGTAACGTTGCGGCCCTGCGTCTGTCGGCGTTTCGGCGGAGCGTCGGCTCAGCGCAGACTATGGCAAAGGAGCCGATTCTGGTACAACATGAAGCCGAACGTAACTACTGGCTCGGCCAGACCTACGAACGAACCCGGCAGCCTGCACAGGCCCGGCAGGCGTACCAGAAAGCTCTGCAACTGGCTCCGCTTGACCCACGCATTGCAGCCTCAGCAGCTCAGCTTGAACGTCAGCAGAAGCGCGTAAAACAGGCATATGAGATTGTACTCAAAGCGTTGCCCTTCAACGAAAACAACGTCGAGTTGCTGAAAACCTATATTACGCTTTGTCTCGACTTAAGTCTGTTTGATTACGCAGCGGATGCGCTGGCTAAGTTACAGGCTGCAGCCAATCCCTCCGACTATCAGGCGTTTCTGACGACTTATCAGGAAAATCTGGCGTCAATCGAAAAGGCGCGCCAAAAGTTTATGGAATAG
- a CDS encoding M20/M25/M40 family metallo-hydrolase, with amino-acid sequence MKRLLFPLLFVGLSASAQSLSKPETRVIATIQNQLPETFQFLEKVVNINSGTLNKEGVRTVGKLMADEFEKLGFKTEWVSLPDSLNRAGHLVATRQGKKGKKLFLIGHLDTVFEKSLPMEPFTRINDSTATGQGVNDMKGGDVLVIAALKALHAQKLLDDTSITVYFTGDEESSGGAESRTDFIERARQCDLALAFESAQGLQKVTTGRRGSSSWTLTVKARTGHSSRIFNELGYGAIYEAARILTEFRRTLGQEEYLTFNPGLIVGGSEVYYDNQTARAETVGKTNIIAGSALVKGDLRFLTEAQKEKARARMREIVDKSLPLTKAAISFNDGIPGMEPTPANDGLRQQVDKISRDMGLGPVVAVDPSQRGAGDVSFIAQYMPCLDGLGASGKGAHSIEESLNTKEYPLLIQRAALLIYRLTR; translated from the coding sequence ATGAAACGACTTCTCTTCCCCTTGCTGTTCGTCGGCCTGAGCGCATCGGCCCAGTCACTTTCCAAACCCGAAACCCGGGTAATTGCCACTATTCAGAATCAGTTACCCGAAACATTTCAGTTTCTGGAAAAGGTTGTCAATATCAACAGTGGCACTCTGAATAAGGAAGGCGTTCGGACTGTTGGCAAACTGATGGCTGATGAGTTCGAAAAACTAGGGTTCAAAACGGAATGGGTGTCACTGCCCGATTCCCTCAACCGGGCGGGTCATCTGGTCGCAACCCGGCAGGGTAAAAAAGGAAAGAAGTTGTTCTTGATCGGGCACCTGGACACCGTTTTTGAAAAAAGCCTGCCTATGGAACCCTTCACCCGGATCAACGATTCAACGGCTACGGGGCAGGGGGTGAATGACATGAAAGGGGGCGATGTGCTCGTGATTGCGGCTCTGAAAGCACTACATGCCCAGAAACTGCTCGACGATACATCGATCACGGTTTACTTTACGGGCGACGAAGAATCGTCAGGAGGAGCCGAAAGCCGGACTGATTTTATTGAGCGTGCCCGACAATGCGATCTGGCGCTGGCGTTCGAAAGTGCGCAGGGATTGCAGAAAGTGACCACTGGTCGTCGGGGTTCCAGCAGTTGGACGCTCACGGTAAAAGCCCGGACAGGTCACTCTTCCCGTATCTTCAACGAACTCGGCTACGGCGCTATCTACGAAGCAGCCCGCATCCTGACCGAATTTCGCCGGACGCTGGGGCAGGAAGAATACCTTACGTTCAACCCCGGCCTGATCGTGGGCGGCTCGGAGGTATATTACGACAACCAGACCGCTCGAGCCGAAACCGTTGGCAAAACCAATATTATAGCGGGTTCCGCCCTGGTAAAAGGCGATCTGCGTTTTCTGACGGAAGCGCAGAAAGAAAAGGCTCGCGCCAGAATGCGGGAGATTGTCGACAAAAGTCTGCCGCTTACCAAAGCCGCAATTTCATTCAACGACGGTATTCCGGGTATGGAACCTACTCCTGCTAATGATGGCCTTCGCCAGCAGGTCGACAAAATTAGCCGCGACATGGGTCTGGGGCCCGTTGTCGCCGTTGATCCAAGCCAGCGTGGAGCCGGTGATGTGTCGTTCATTGCTCAGTATATGCCCTGCCTGGATGGCCTGGGTGCATCGGGGAAAGGCGCGCACAGTATCGAAGAGAGTTTGAATACAAAGGAATACCCATTGCTGATTCAGCGGGCGGCCCTGCTCATCTACCGACTGACACGCTGA
- the atpC gene encoding ATP synthase F1 subunit epsilon, with amino-acid sequence MTLDIITPDRKVFSGEASSVTFPGSEGQFQVLNNHAPLVSTLARGPVVVQTPSGQQTFTVDGGVVEVLQNRVLVLAEAVVA; translated from the coding sequence ATGACGTTAGATATTATTACTCCCGACCGTAAGGTCTTTTCTGGCGAAGCCTCCTCGGTAACGTTTCCGGGTAGCGAAGGTCAGTTTCAGGTCCTGAACAACCATGCGCCCCTGGTCAGTACGCTGGCTCGTGGCCCCGTTGTTGTGCAGACACCTTCGGGACAGCAGACGTTCACGGTAGATGGTGGCGTTGTTGAAGTCCTTCAGAACCGAGTGCTGGTGCTGGCCGAAGCTGTAGTTGCCTAA
- a CDS encoding group I intron-associated PD-(D/E)XK endonuclease, translating to MLTKQKGDIAEQAVILQALRWGWGVCKPVGDRLPYDLVFDIAGRLLKIQVKSAWFDEKRGNYVVDTRRTKTNRREMVRDVYQTTDFDFAVIYIDALHTFYILPVADFVAYGSEIHLVEVEKRQRKPKSAVFKEAWELLKHPLNHQQLTLT from the coding sequence ATGTTGACAAAACAAAAAGGGGATATAGCCGAACAGGCTGTTATCCTACAGGCATTGCGTTGGGGCTGGGGAGTCTGCAAACCAGTAGGTGACCGGTTGCCTTATGACCTGGTATTCGATATTGCTGGCCGATTACTTAAAATTCAAGTGAAAAGCGCCTGGTTTGATGAAAAACGTGGGAATTATGTGGTAGACACACGACGCACAAAAACAAACCGACGCGAGATGGTTCGTGATGTTTATCAGACTACAGATTTTGATTTTGCAGTTATTTACATTGATGCACTGCACACGTTCTACATTCTGCCCGTAGCTGACTTTGTGGCATATGGGTCTGAAATCCACTTAGTTGAAGTGGAAAAAAGGCAGCGTAAGCCAAAGTCGGCCGTGTTTAAAGAAGCATGGGAGCTACTAAAACATCCACTTAATCACCAGCAATTGACCCTTACTTAG
- a CDS encoding ABC transporter ATP-binding protein: protein MNIIETRDIAKRYVMGTEVVEALKSITISIQKGEYVAFMGPSGSGKSTLMNIVGCLDSPTSGQYILNNQDVSRMGENELAEVRNKEIGFVFQTFNLLPRQTSLENVALPLIYAGYSKADRTEKAMLALKNVGLENRAGHRPNELSGGQRQRVAVARALVNDPSILLADEPTGNLDTKTSYEIMDLFDQIHSKGNTVIMVTHEEDIAEYAHRIVRLRDGLVETDRANTNIRKANVLMQSIASAE, encoded by the coding sequence ATGAATATTATCGAAACCCGCGACATCGCTAAACGCTACGTAATGGGCACCGAAGTGGTCGAAGCCCTTAAATCCATTACGATCAGTATTCAAAAAGGAGAGTATGTCGCGTTTATGGGTCCATCGGGATCTGGGAAATCCACGCTGATGAACATTGTCGGCTGTTTAGACTCGCCTACCTCCGGGCAATATATTCTCAATAATCAGGACGTCAGCCGTATGGGTGAGAACGAACTGGCCGAAGTGCGAAATAAAGAGATTGGCTTCGTTTTCCAGACGTTCAACCTGCTGCCTCGCCAGACCTCGCTCGAAAATGTAGCGCTGCCGCTTATCTATGCGGGCTATAGCAAAGCCGACCGCACGGAAAAAGCGATGCTGGCCCTCAAAAATGTGGGTTTGGAAAATCGCGCCGGTCACCGTCCCAATGAACTGTCGGGTGGTCAGCGGCAACGGGTGGCGGTTGCCCGGGCCTTAGTTAACGACCCCAGTATTCTGCTCGCCGACGAGCCAACGGGTAACCTCGACACCAAAACCTCCTACGAAATCATGGATCTTTTCGACCAGATTCACAGCAAGGGCAACACAGTCATTATGGTGACCCACGAAGAAGACATTGCTGAATACGCCCACCGGATTGTCCGGCTCCGCGACGGCCTGGTTGAAACCGACCGCGCGAATACCAACATCCGCAAAGCCAATGTCCTGATGCAGTCCATAGCATCGGCGGAGTAA
- the gcvP gene encoding aminomethyl-transferring glycine dehydrogenase gives MKLKLHQTDLFEDRHHGQTNTAQAEMLQTLGVNTLDELIDQTVPEAIRLEQPLNLPAPKSEIQFLTDLKQLAAQNKVYKSYIGTGYYDTITPNVILRNILENPAWYTAYTPYQAEIAQGRLEALLNFQTVVSDLTGMDLANASLLDEATAAAEAMTMLYATRPPARKTATTYFVSERCHPQTIDVIRTRATPVGITVLVGDHRSVDLTSGDIFGLLLQYPASDGEVFDYTDLIATAHELGITVAVAADLLALTLLTPPGEMGADVVVGSSQRFGVPMGYGGPHAAFFATRDAFKRQIPGRIIGVSVDAQGNPALRMALQTREQHIRREKATSNICTAQVLLAVMASSYAVYHGPARLRAIGERVHGLTKVFATALRWNGYEVSTENYFDTITVKVDDTHSLKKSARAAQLNLRYLPDGQHVGVSFDETKTLNDVTELLSVFGVKANIDAIVEELEIKWPERLIRQSDYLTHPVFNTHHTEHEMLRYLKSLEEKDLSLVHSMISLGSCTMKLNATAEMIPVTWPEFGKLHPFAPKDQAAGYQQLFNDLSAWLCEITGFAAMSLQPNSGAQGEYAGLMVIRAYHESRNEAHRNIALIPQSAHGTNPASAVMAGMKVVIVKCDERGNIDVADLKAKAEQHSSDLSCLMVTYPSTHGVFEESIKEICSVIHQNGGQVYMDGANMNAQVGLTSPASIGADVCHLNLHKTFCIPHGGGGPGMGPIGVAPQLVPFLPGHVDLGSEGAVSAAAYGSASILTISYAYIAMMGGEGLTNATKRAILNANYIKARLEGHYETLYTGLNGRAAHEMIIDCRPFKQAVGIEVEDIAKRLMDYGFHAPTVSFPVAGTMMIEPTESESKAELDRFCDAMIAIRNEIREIENGTADRTDNVLKYAPHTASVALADDWTRSYSREKAVYPLPQVRARKFWPSVSRIDSAYGDRNLVCACVPTEAYASEVAEEVSVEQQA, from the coding sequence ATGAAACTAAAACTTCACCAGACAGACTTGTTTGAAGACCGTCACCACGGTCAAACCAATACGGCCCAGGCCGAAATGCTTCAGACTCTTGGCGTCAATACCCTAGATGAGTTAATCGATCAGACCGTGCCGGAAGCAATCCGGCTTGAGCAGCCGCTCAACCTGCCCGCCCCCAAATCAGAAATTCAGTTTCTGACCGACCTTAAGCAGTTAGCGGCTCAGAACAAGGTTTATAAATCCTACATCGGCACCGGGTACTACGATACCATCACGCCCAACGTAATTCTCCGCAACATTCTCGAAAATCCGGCCTGGTACACAGCATACACGCCTTATCAGGCCGAAATTGCACAGGGCCGACTCGAAGCTCTGCTTAATTTCCAGACGGTTGTCTCGGACCTGACGGGTATGGATCTGGCCAACGCGTCGCTGCTCGACGAAGCAACCGCGGCAGCCGAAGCTATGACAATGCTGTACGCTACGCGCCCGCCCGCCCGCAAAACGGCAACAACGTACTTTGTGTCCGAGCGTTGCCACCCGCAAACCATTGACGTTATACGTACCCGGGCTACGCCAGTTGGTATTACGGTACTTGTCGGCGATCACCGCTCGGTCGATCTGACCAGCGGAGACATTTTCGGATTGCTGCTTCAATACCCGGCATCCGACGGCGAAGTGTTTGACTACACCGACCTGATCGCTACGGCGCATGAGTTGGGCATCACAGTCGCCGTAGCAGCCGACCTGCTGGCGCTAACATTACTGACCCCTCCAGGCGAAATGGGGGCTGATGTTGTAGTTGGCTCTTCGCAACGGTTTGGCGTTCCTATGGGCTACGGTGGTCCCCACGCAGCCTTTTTTGCCACCCGGGACGCGTTCAAGCGCCAGATTCCCGGCCGCATCATCGGCGTATCCGTCGATGCGCAGGGCAACCCGGCGTTGCGTATGGCACTGCAAACCCGGGAGCAGCACATCCGGCGCGAAAAAGCGACGTCAAACATCTGTACAGCGCAGGTTCTGCTGGCCGTCATGGCGAGCAGCTACGCCGTTTACCACGGTCCGGCGCGTCTGCGCGCGATTGGCGAGCGGGTACACGGCCTGACCAAAGTTTTCGCGACCGCCCTGCGCTGGAATGGCTACGAAGTCAGCACCGAGAATTACTTCGACACGATTACGGTCAAAGTTGACGATACGCATTCCCTGAAAAAATCGGCACGGGCGGCTCAGCTTAACCTGCGTTACCTACCCGATGGCCAGCACGTTGGCGTCTCGTTCGATGAAACGAAAACGCTCAACGACGTAACGGAGCTGCTATCGGTTTTTGGAGTCAAAGCAAATATTGACGCTATTGTTGAAGAACTGGAAATTAAGTGGCCCGAGCGCTTAATTCGCCAGTCGGATTACCTGACGCACCCGGTTTTCAATACGCACCATACCGAGCACGAGATGCTTCGGTATCTGAAGTCGCTGGAAGAGAAAGACCTGTCGCTGGTTCATTCCATGATTTCGCTCGGTAGCTGCACGATGAAATTGAACGCCACGGCCGAGATGATCCCCGTTACGTGGCCGGAATTTGGCAAGCTACATCCCTTCGCCCCGAAAGATCAGGCCGCTGGTTATCAGCAGTTGTTCAACGATTTATCTGCCTGGCTCTGCGAAATCACGGGTTTTGCGGCCATGTCGCTGCAGCCGAATTCCGGTGCACAGGGAGAATACGCGGGTCTGATGGTTATCCGGGCCTACCACGAAAGCCGGAACGAAGCGCATCGAAACATCGCTCTTATTCCGCAGTCGGCACACGGCACCAACCCCGCCAGCGCGGTTATGGCTGGCATGAAAGTCGTCATTGTGAAATGCGACGAGCGCGGCAATATTGACGTGGCCGATCTGAAAGCCAAAGCCGAACAGCACAGCAGCGACCTGTCGTGCCTGATGGTGACGTATCCGTCGACGCACGGTGTTTTTGAAGAAAGCATCAAGGAGATTTGCTCAGTCATTCACCAGAACGGTGGGCAGGTATATATGGACGGTGCAAACATGAACGCGCAGGTAGGTCTGACATCGCCCGCAAGCATCGGTGCCGACGTTTGTCACCTGAACCTGCACAAAACGTTCTGTATTCCACATGGCGGTGGCGGTCCCGGTATGGGTCCAATTGGTGTTGCTCCGCAGCTGGTGCCGTTCCTGCCCGGCCACGTTGACCTCGGCAGCGAAGGAGCCGTTTCGGCCGCTGCTTATGGCTCCGCCAGTATCCTGACGATTTCCTACGCCTACATTGCCATGATGGGCGGTGAAGGGCTGACCAACGCCACCAAACGGGCAATCCTGAACGCCAACTATATTAAAGCTCGTCTGGAAGGCCATTACGAAACGCTTTACACCGGCCTAAACGGTCGGGCTGCGCACGAAATGATTATTGACTGCCGTCCGTTCAAGCAGGCTGTAGGCATTGAAGTTGAAGATATCGCCAAGCGTCTGATGGACTATGGTTTCCATGCACCGACCGTATCGTTCCCGGTTGCCGGTACGATGATGATCGAGCCGACCGAATCCGAATCAAAGGCTGAACTTGACCGCTTCTGCGACGCTATGATCGCGATCCGGAATGAGATTCGTGAGATTGAAAACGGGACGGCCGATCGCACGGACAACGTTCTGAAATACGCACCCCATACGGCTTCGGTTGCACTGGCCGACGATTGGACCCGCTCATACAGCCGCGAAAAAGCAGTTTATCCTTTGCCGCAAGTTCGCGCCCGGAAATTCTGGCCGAGTGTGAGCCGAATTGATTCGGCCTACGGCGACCGCAATCTCGTATGCGCCTGCGTACCGACGGAGGCTTACGCAAGTGAAGTTGCCGAAGAAGTCAGTGTAGAACAACAGGCCTGA